From Streptomyces zhihengii, the proteins below share one genomic window:
- the rlmN gene encoding 23S rRNA (adenine(2503)-C(2))-methyltransferase RlmN has translation MARPLPGELTFVAPRGVKKPPRHLADLTPAERKEAVAAIGEKPFRAKQLSQHYFARYAHDPAQWTDIPAAAREKLAGELLPDLMSVVRHISCDDDTTRKTLWRLHDGTLVESVLMRYPDRVTMCISSQAGCGMNCPFCATGQAGLDRNLSTAEIVHQIVDGMRALRDGEVPGGPARLSNIVFMGMGEPLANYKRVVGAIRRLTDPEPDGLGLSQRGITVSTVGLVPAMLRFADEGFKCRLAVSLHAPDDELRDTLVPVNTRWKVREVLDAAWEYAEKSGRRISIEYALIRDINDQAWRGDLLGRLLKGKRVHVNLIPLNPTPGSKWTASRPEDEKAFVEAIAAHGVPVTVRDTRGQEIDGACGQLAAQER, from the coding sequence GTGGCCCGTCCGCTTCCCGGAGAACTCACTTTCGTCGCGCCCCGCGGGGTCAAGAAGCCCCCGCGGCATCTGGCCGATCTCACGCCCGCCGAGCGCAAGGAGGCGGTCGCCGCCATCGGCGAGAAGCCGTTCCGCGCCAAGCAGCTCTCCCAGCACTACTTCGCGCGCTACGCGCACGACCCCGCGCAGTGGACGGACATCCCCGCCGCCGCGCGCGAGAAGCTCGCCGGGGAGCTGCTGCCGGACCTGATGTCGGTCGTGCGGCACATCTCGTGCGACGACGACACCACCCGCAAGACGCTCTGGCGGCTGCACGACGGCACGCTCGTCGAGTCCGTGCTGATGCGCTACCCGGACCGGGTCACCATGTGCATCTCCTCGCAGGCGGGCTGCGGGATGAACTGCCCCTTCTGCGCCACCGGCCAGGCCGGCCTCGACCGGAACCTGTCGACCGCCGAGATCGTGCACCAGATCGTCGACGGCATGCGCGCCCTGCGCGACGGCGAGGTCCCCGGCGGTCCCGCGCGGCTGTCGAACATCGTCTTCATGGGCATGGGCGAGCCGCTGGCCAACTACAAGCGGGTCGTCGGCGCCATCCGCCGGCTGACCGACCCGGAGCCCGACGGACTGGGCCTGTCCCAGCGCGGGATCACCGTCTCCACGGTCGGCCTCGTCCCGGCGATGCTCCGCTTCGCCGACGAGGGCTTCAAGTGCCGTCTCGCCGTCTCGCTGCACGCGCCGGACGACGAGCTGCGCGACACCCTGGTACCGGTCAACACCCGCTGGAAGGTGCGCGAGGTCCTCGACGCCGCCTGGGAGTACGCGGAGAAGTCCGGCCGCCGGATCTCCATCGAGTACGCGCTCATCCGCGACATCAACGACCAGGCCTGGCGCGGCGATCTGCTGGGCCGCCTGCTCAAGGGCAAGCGCGTCCACGTCAATCTGATCCCGCTCAACCCGACCCCCGGCTCCAAGTGGACCGCCTCGCGGCCGGAGGACGAGAAGGCGTTCGTCGAGGCCATCGCCGCCCACGGGGTGCCGGTCACCGTCCGCGACACCCGTGGCCAGGAGATCGACGGGGCCTGCGGGCAGCTCGCCGCGCAGGAGCGGTGA
- a CDS encoding phosphatidate cytidylyltransferase, whose product MNDSSWGASPGAGYAGAWPPPDQGPLPAGPAHDGHGAQQTRPMPIVPDFPDAGRDAQSAPGPAGRAGREAPDGGAARLGGPLFRDENPQEPMPTPPSAPAPQPTHAAPQPTPSPQPPRKKRAGRDLRAAIGVGVGLGAVIVLSLFFVKAVFVGVIAVAVVVGLWELTSRLQERKQIKAPLVPLAVGGAAMVVAGYLRGAEGAWVAMALTALAVLVWRMTEPPEGYLRDVTAGVFAAFYVPFLATFVSMMLAADDGPERVLTFLVLTVVSDTGAYAVGWRFGKHKLAPRISPGKTREGLLGAVGFAMAAGALCMQFLVEDGTWWQGLLLGLAVAASATLGDLGESMIKRDLGIKDMGSLLPGHGGIMDRLDSLLPTAPVVWLLLVLFVGSG is encoded by the coding sequence ATGAACGACTCTTCCTGGGGGGCCTCGCCCGGCGCGGGATACGCCGGTGCATGGCCACCGCCCGACCAGGGGCCCCTCCCGGCGGGTCCTGCCCACGATGGGCACGGGGCACAGCAGACTCGGCCCATGCCCATCGTGCCGGACTTTCCCGACGCAGGTAGAGACGCCCAGTCCGCTCCAGGCCCCGCCGGCCGAGCCGGCCGCGAGGCCCCCGACGGGGGTGCCGCACGGCTCGGCGGCCCCCTGTTCCGCGACGAGAATCCGCAGGAGCCCATGCCCACCCCGCCGTCCGCCCCCGCGCCGCAGCCGACGCATGCCGCGCCGCAGCCGACGCCCTCCCCGCAGCCGCCCCGGAAGAAGCGGGCCGGCCGCGACCTCCGGGCGGCCATAGGGGTGGGGGTCGGTCTCGGCGCGGTGATCGTGCTGTCGCTGTTCTTCGTGAAGGCCGTGTTCGTCGGCGTGATAGCGGTCGCCGTCGTCGTCGGTCTGTGGGAACTGACCTCCCGCCTCCAGGAGCGCAAGCAGATCAAGGCACCTCTGGTGCCGCTGGCCGTCGGCGGTGCCGCGATGGTGGTCGCCGGCTATCTGCGCGGCGCCGAGGGCGCCTGGGTGGCGATGGCGCTCACCGCCCTCGCCGTGCTGGTCTGGCGGATGACCGAGCCGCCCGAGGGCTATCTGAGGGACGTCACGGCCGGTGTCTTCGCCGCCTTCTACGTGCCGTTCCTCGCGACCTTCGTGTCGATGATGCTCGCCGCGGACGACGGCCCGGAGCGGGTGCTCACCTTCCTGGTGCTCACGGTCGTCAGCGACACGGGCGCCTACGCGGTGGGCTGGCGCTTCGGCAAGCACAAGCTGGCGCCGCGCATCAGCCCCGGGAAGACCCGCGAGGGGCTGCTCGGAGCGGTCGGCTTCGCCATGGCCGCGGGTGCGCTGTGCATGCAGTTCCTGGTCGAGGACGGCACCTGGTGGCAGGGGCTGCTGCTGGGCCTGGCGGTCGCCGCCAGCGCCACCCTCGGCGACCTCGGCGAGTCGATGATCAAGCGCGACCTGGGCATCAAGGACATGGGCAGCCTGCTTCCCGGGCACGGCGGCATCATGGACCGGCTGGACTCGCTGCTGCCGACCGCCCCGGTGGTGTGGCTGCTGCTGGTGCTCTTCGTCGGAAGCGGTTGA
- the frr gene encoding ribosome recycling factor, whose protein sequence is MIEETLLEAEEKMEKAVLVAKDDFAAIRTGRAHPAMFNKIVADYYGALTPINQLASFSVPEPRMAVVTPFDKTALRNIEQAIRDSDLGVNPSNDGNIIRVVFPELTQDRRKEFIKVAKTKGEDAKISIRAVRRKAKESIDKLIKDGEVGEDEGRRAEKELDDTTAKYVAQVDELLKHKEAELLEV, encoded by the coding sequence GTGATCGAAGAGACCCTCCTCGAGGCCGAGGAGAAGATGGAGAAGGCCGTCCTGGTCGCCAAGGATGACTTCGCCGCGATCCGCACCGGACGTGCGCACCCGGCGATGTTCAACAAGATCGTGGCGGACTACTACGGTGCCCTGACCCCGATCAACCAGCTGGCCTCGTTCTCGGTGCCGGAGCCGCGCATGGCCGTGGTCACGCCGTTCGACAAGACCGCGCTGCGCAACATCGAGCAGGCGATCCGCGACTCCGACCTCGGCGTCAACCCGAGCAACGACGGCAACATCATCCGCGTGGTCTTCCCCGAGCTCACGCAGGACCGCCGCAAGGAGTTCATCAAGGTCGCCAAGACCAAGGGCGAGGACGCCAAGATCTCGATCCGCGCCGTGCGCCGCAAGGCCAAGGAGTCGATCGACAAGCTGATCAAGGACGGCGAGGTCGGCGAGGACGAGGGCCGCCGCGCGGAGAAGGAGCTCGACGACACCACCGCGAAGTACGTCGCGCAGGTGGACGAGCTGCTCAAGCACAAGGAAGCCGAGCTGCTCGAGGTCTGA
- the pyrH gene encoding UMP kinase: protein MNQDAAKGDDNHGKKAGRFMLKLSGEAFAGGGGLGVDPDVVHAMAREIAAVVRDGAEIAVVIGGGNFFRGAELQQRGMDRARSDYMGMLGTVMNCLALQDFLEKEGIDSRVQTAITMGQVAEPYIPLRAVRHLEKGRVVIFGAGMGMPYFSTDTTAAQRALEIDAEALLMGKNGVDGVYDSDPKANPDAVKYDALEYGEVIARNLKVADATAITLCRDNALPILVFELLAEGNIARAVNGEKIGTLVSDRDTRA from the coding sequence ATGAATCAGGACGCCGCAAAGGGCGACGACAACCACGGCAAGAAAGCCGGCCGCTTCATGCTGAAGCTGTCCGGTGAGGCGTTCGCCGGCGGCGGGGGCCTGGGGGTGGACCCCGACGTCGTACACGCCATGGCCCGTGAGATCGCGGCGGTCGTACGCGACGGCGCCGAGATCGCGGTCGTGATCGGCGGCGGAAACTTCTTCCGCGGCGCCGAGCTCCAGCAGCGGGGCATGGACCGGGCGCGCTCCGACTACATGGGCATGCTCGGCACGGTCATGAACTGCCTCGCCCTCCAGGACTTCCTGGAGAAGGAGGGCATCGACTCCCGCGTCCAGACCGCCATCACGATGGGGCAGGTCGCGGAGCCGTACATCCCGCTGCGCGCCGTGCGCCACCTGGAGAAGGGCCGCGTCGTCATCTTCGGCGCGGGCATGGGCATGCCCTACTTCTCCACCGACACCACCGCCGCACAGCGTGCCCTGGAGATCGACGCCGAGGCGCTGCTCATGGGCAAGAACGGTGTCGACGGGGTCTACGACTCCGACCCGAAGGCCAACCCCGACGCGGTGAAGTACGACGCGCTGGAGTACGGCGAGGTGATCGCCCGGAACCTCAAGGTCGCCGACGCCACCGCGATCACGCTCTGCCGCGACAACGCCCTGCCGATCCTCGTCTTCGAGCTGCTCGCCGAGGGCAACATCGCCCGGGCCGTCAACGGTGAGAAGATCGGCACGCTCGTGAGCGACCGGGACACCCGGGCCTGA
- the tsf gene encoding translation elongation factor Ts, which produces MANYTAADVKKLRELTGAGMMDCKKALDEADGNVDKAVEALRIKGQKGVAKREGRSAENGAVVSLIAGDNSAGVILELKCETDFVAKGDKFQAVANALAEHVAKTGPADIEALLASEIEAGKTVQAYVDEANANLGEKIVLDRFAQFTDGYVTAYMHRTMPDLPPQIGVLVELDKENAEIAKGVAQHIAAFAPKYLSREDVPAEVVETERRVAEETTRAEGKPEAALPKIVEGRVNGFFKEATLLGQPYALDNKKTVQQILDEAGVALKRFSRIKVGI; this is translated from the coding sequence ATGGCGAACTACACCGCCGCTGACGTCAAGAAGCTCCGCGAGCTCACCGGCGCCGGCATGATGGACTGCAAGAAGGCGCTGGACGAGGCCGACGGCAACGTCGACAAGGCCGTCGAGGCCCTGCGCATCAAGGGCCAGAAGGGCGTCGCCAAGCGCGAGGGCCGCTCCGCCGAGAACGGCGCCGTCGTCTCCCTCATCGCGGGCGACAACTCCGCCGGTGTCATCCTCGAGCTGAAGTGCGAGACGGACTTCGTCGCCAAGGGCGACAAGTTCCAGGCCGTCGCCAACGCGCTCGCCGAGCACGTCGCCAAGACGGGCCCCGCCGACATCGAGGCGCTGCTCGCCTCCGAGATCGAGGCCGGCAAGACCGTCCAGGCGTACGTCGACGAGGCCAACGCCAACCTCGGCGAGAAGATCGTCCTGGACCGCTTCGCGCAGTTCACCGACGGCTACGTCACCGCGTACATGCACCGCACCATGCCCGACCTGCCCCCGCAGATCGGTGTTCTCGTCGAGCTCGACAAGGAGAACGCCGAGATCGCCAAGGGCGTCGCGCAGCACATCGCCGCCTTCGCGCCGAAGTACCTCTCCCGCGAGGACGTCCCGGCCGAGGTCGTCGAGACCGAGCGCCGCGTCGCCGAGGAGACCACCCGCGCCGAAGGCAAGCCCGAGGCCGCCCTCCCGAAGATCGTCGAGGGTCGCGTCAACGGCTTCTTCAAGGAGGCCACCCTCCTCGGCCAGCCCTACGCGCTGGACAACAAGAAGACGGTCCAGCAGATCCTGGACGAGGCCGGAGTCGCCCTCAAGCGCTTCAGCCGCATCAAGGTCGGCATCTGA
- the rpsB gene encoding 30S ribosomal protein S2, whose protein sequence is MAVVTMRELLESGVHFGHQTRRWNPKMKRFIFTERNGIYIIDLLQSLSYIDRAFEFVKETVAHGGSIMFVGTKKQAQEAIAEQATRVGMPYVNQRWLGGMLTNFSTVYKRLQRLKELEQIDFEDVAASGLTKKELLVLSREKAKLEKTLGGIREMQKVPSAVWIVDTKKEHIAVGEARKLHIPVVAILDTNCDPDEVDYKIPGNDDAIRSVTLLTRVIADAVAEGLIARSGVATGDSKPGEKAAGEPLAEWERDLLEGEKKADDAAEKPADAPAAEAPAAEAPAAEAPAAEATEAPAADAEQA, encoded by the coding sequence ATGGCCGTCGTCACGATGCGGGAGCTGCTGGAGAGCGGCGTCCACTTCGGTCACCAGACCCGTCGCTGGAACCCGAAGATGAAGCGCTTCATCTTCACCGAGCGCAACGGCATCTACATCATCGACCTGCTCCAGTCGCTGTCGTACATCGACCGCGCCTTCGAGTTCGTCAAGGAGACCGTCGCGCACGGCGGCTCCATCATGTTCGTCGGTACGAAGAAGCAGGCCCAGGAGGCCATCGCCGAGCAGGCGACGCGCGTCGGCATGCCCTACGTCAACCAGCGCTGGCTGGGCGGCATGCTCACCAACTTCTCGACCGTCTACAAGCGTCTGCAGCGCCTCAAGGAGCTCGAGCAGATCGACTTCGAGGACGTGGCCGCCTCCGGCCTCACCAAGAAGGAGCTCCTGGTCCTCTCCCGCGAGAAGGCCAAGCTCGAGAAGACCCTCGGCGGCATCCGCGAGATGCAGAAGGTGCCGAGCGCCGTCTGGATCGTCGACACCAAGAAGGAGCACATCGCCGTCGGTGAGGCGCGCAAGCTCCACATCCCGGTCGTCGCGATCCTCGACACCAACTGCGACCCCGACGAGGTCGACTACAAGATCCCGGGCAACGACGACGCGATCCGCTCCGTCACCCTGCTCACCCGCGTGATCGCCGACGCCGTCGCCGAGGGCCTCATCGCCCGCTCCGGCGTGGCCACCGGCGACTCGAAGCCGGGCGAGAAGGCCGCCGGCGAGCCGCTGGCCGAGTGGGAGCGTGACCTGCTCGAGGGTGAGAAGAAGGCCGACGACGCCGCGGAGAAGCCGGCCGACGCCCCGGCCGCCGAGGCGCCCGCCGCTGAGGCTCCGGCCGCCGAGGCTCCGGCCGCCGAGGCCACGGAGGCTCCGGCCGCCGACGCCGAGCAGGCCTGA
- a CDS encoding TetR/AcrR family transcriptional regulator translates to MAEHRTMQRGALLDAARSLLSEGGTEALTFPALAERTGLARSSVYEYFRSRAAVVEELCAVDFPVWAAEIESAMDLAPSPEDKVEAYVRRQLELVGDRRHRAVVAISASELDAGAREKIRAAHGALIAMIVEALAELGQSEPRLSAMLLQGMVDAAVRRIELGAAEDPSAIADATVAMALRGVRG, encoded by the coding sequence GTGGCCGAGCACCGGACGATGCAGCGAGGCGCCCTGCTGGACGCCGCGCGTTCACTCCTGTCCGAAGGCGGCACCGAGGCGCTGACCTTCCCCGCGCTCGCGGAGCGCACGGGTCTCGCCCGGTCGTCCGTCTACGAGTACTTCCGCTCCCGCGCGGCCGTCGTCGAGGAGCTGTGCGCCGTCGACTTCCCCGTGTGGGCGGCCGAGATCGAGAGCGCCATGGACCTCGCTCCCTCTCCGGAGGACAAGGTCGAGGCGTATGTGCGCCGCCAGCTCGAACTTGTCGGCGACCGCCGGCACCGGGCCGTCGTCGCGATCTCCGCGAGCGAACTCGACGCCGGGGCCCGCGAGAAGATCCGCGCCGCCCACGGAGCCCTGATCGCGATGATCGTGGAGGCCCTGGCCGAGCTGGGACAGTCCGAGCCGCGCCTGTCCGCCATGCTGCTCCAGGGCATGGTCGACGCCGCGGTCCGCCGCATCGAACTGGGTGCGGCCGAGGATCCGTCCGCCATCGCCGACGCCACCGTCGCGATGGCGCTGCGCGGCGTACGGGGCTGA
- the whiG gene encoding RNA polymerase sigma factor WhiG, translating to MRQHTFGSDRAAAPPAARGTVRPSAPTSLEELWRSYKSTGDERLREQLILHYSPLVKYVAGRVSVGLPSNVEQADFVSSGVFGLIDAIEKFDVERSIKFETYAITRIRGAMIDELRALDWIPRSVRQKARAVERAYATLEAQLRRTPSEAEVAAEMDVTVEELHSVFSQLSLANVVALEELLHVGGEGGDRLSLMDTLEDTAADNPVEVAEDRELRRLLARAINTLPDREKTVVTLYYYEGLTLAEIGHVLGVTESRVSQIHTKSVLQLRAKLADVGR from the coding sequence ATGCGCCAGCACACGTTCGGGTCTGACCGCGCGGCAGCGCCGCCCGCTGCCCGTGGCACCGTGCGGCCATCGGCTCCCACCTCGCTCGAGGAGCTGTGGCGGTCGTACAAGTCCACGGGCGACGAGCGTCTGCGGGAACAGCTGATCCTCCACTACTCCCCGCTGGTCAAGTACGTGGCGGGCCGGGTCAGCGTGGGTCTGCCGTCCAATGTCGAGCAGGCGGACTTCGTCTCCTCCGGGGTCTTCGGCCTCATCGACGCCATCGAGAAGTTCGACGTCGAGCGGTCGATCAAGTTCGAGACGTACGCGATCACCCGCATCCGCGGCGCGATGATCGACGAACTGCGGGCGCTCGACTGGATCCCGCGCTCGGTGCGGCAGAAGGCCCGGGCGGTGGAGCGGGCCTACGCCACCCTGGAGGCGCAACTGCGCCGCACGCCCTCCGAGGCGGAGGTGGCGGCCGAGATGGACGTCACCGTCGAGGAACTCCACTCGGTTTTCAGCCAGTTGTCGCTCGCGAACGTCGTCGCGCTGGAGGAGCTCCTCCATGTCGGCGGCGAGGGCGGCGACCGGCTGAGCCTGATGGACACCCTGGAGGACACCGCCGCCGACAATCCCGTCGAGGTCGCCGAGGACCGGGAGCTGCGCAGGCTCCTCGCCCGGGCCATCAACACCCTGCCCGACCGGGAGAAGACCGTGGTGACCCTCTACTACTACGAGGGCCTCACCCTCGCGGAGATCGGCCATGTCCTGGGCGTCACGGAGAGCAGGGTGAGCCAGATCCACACCAAGTCGGTGCTGCAGCTCCGCGCCAAGCTGGCCGACGTCGGACGCTGA
- a CDS encoding tyrosine-type recombinase/integrase — translation MADHSTVEVSTVRNRRQNYAEAPRVKAPTRFSRASAKAAPAPRPERPPAPLGDLSTVGIADLCDLTGMVWPKESRSGAGKRRAAIRILFGHLATLPGNTWQERWEASAFNGENALSVRVLGREDAPWERSDLLSALKLAFVARIIQPSLPGFRANKFSDYADPFRQVQKDPRLDEFFAVVDAQHHLTAVHRQRAKFDLTCALTTQGITMEHLTPSALLHYSIESKRLGLTHGANGDTTRFAALGTWEILHRMGHFPPETSPTLRAFTYAGQRSVEELVDAYGIKNVEIRQLLIDYLARRRADTDYVTLQALARQLASLFWAVIEELNPDQRDLNLSQELYDQWRAEIQYWRRDGKTDRTRLRKDAESVLLAVRGLYLDLHSWAIGEPERWAQWVTPCPILPRDVKGFGKRRREVTRRMADRTRVRQPLLPVLVRHVEERYEHLAGLLEAARPIPLGEQFEHKGRRYSRTNSREDRRRAKVLAEPAVRVTDHETGELIHVSMAEDSAFWEWVAVEILRHSGIRVEELVELTHLSIRQYERPGGEVIALLVVAPSKTERERVIPMSAELFHAVAQIVRRHTRRGHSIPLLSRYDGHEKTWSEPMPFLFQRQLGTRHDVVSPTTVQLMIRRSCEEIAETNPAFAGTKFTPHDFRRLFATDIVNGGLPIHIGAALLGHLNLQTTQGYVAVFAEDIVKHYQEFLNHRRTLRPEDEYVDVNREEWDEFEEHFDKRKVELGNCARPYGSPCQHEHACIRCPMLQVNPKMLPRLAEIEEDLVLRRKRAQEEQWLGEIEGIDMTLTFVRTKQADAARLAQRSTVPLGIPTVRPQSG, via the coding sequence GTGGCTGATCACTCGACGGTCGAGGTCTCCACTGTCCGTAATCGGCGCCAGAACTACGCCGAGGCCCCGCGGGTCAAGGCACCGACGAGGTTCTCGAGGGCTTCGGCCAAAGCAGCGCCGGCACCCCGGCCGGAGAGGCCCCCGGCGCCGCTTGGGGACCTGTCGACGGTCGGCATCGCGGACTTGTGCGACCTGACCGGGATGGTCTGGCCGAAGGAGTCGAGGTCCGGGGCAGGGAAGCGCCGAGCGGCGATCCGCATTCTCTTCGGCCACTTGGCGACGCTGCCCGGGAACACCTGGCAAGAGCGATGGGAGGCGAGCGCTTTCAACGGCGAGAACGCCCTGTCAGTCAGAGTCCTGGGTCGCGAGGATGCACCCTGGGAGCGAAGCGACCTCCTCTCCGCGCTGAAGTTGGCGTTCGTGGCGAGGATCATCCAGCCCTCGCTGCCCGGGTTCCGGGCGAACAAGTTCAGTGACTACGCCGATCCGTTCCGGCAGGTCCAGAAGGACCCTCGCCTGGACGAGTTCTTCGCAGTAGTCGATGCTCAGCACCACCTGACCGCAGTGCACCGGCAGCGCGCGAAATTCGACCTGACCTGCGCTCTCACCACGCAGGGCATCACCATGGAGCATCTGACTCCCTCGGCTCTGCTGCACTACTCGATCGAGAGCAAGCGCCTGGGGCTCACCCATGGAGCCAACGGGGACACGACTCGGTTCGCGGCCCTGGGCACCTGGGAGATCCTGCACAGGATGGGGCACTTTCCGCCTGAGACGAGCCCGACCCTGCGGGCCTTCACCTACGCCGGTCAGCGAAGCGTCGAGGAACTTGTCGACGCCTACGGCATCAAGAACGTCGAGATCCGGCAGCTCCTGATCGACTACCTGGCTCGCCGCCGAGCGGACACGGACTACGTCACCCTTCAGGCATTGGCCCGCCAGCTGGCCAGCCTGTTCTGGGCCGTCATCGAAGAGCTCAACCCCGATCAGCGCGACCTGAACCTCAGCCAGGAGCTCTATGACCAGTGGCGGGCTGAAATCCAGTACTGGCGGAGGGACGGCAAAACCGACCGCACCCGCCTCCGCAAGGACGCGGAATCCGTCCTGCTGGCCGTCCGCGGCCTCTACCTCGATCTCCACAGCTGGGCCATCGGTGAACCGGAACGGTGGGCCCAGTGGGTGACGCCCTGCCCGATTCTGCCCCGGGACGTGAAGGGCTTCGGCAAGCGGCGCCGTGAGGTCACCCGGCGGATGGCCGACCGCACCCGCGTTCGCCAGCCCCTTTTGCCGGTTCTCGTCCGGCACGTCGAGGAGCGCTACGAGCACCTGGCCGGCCTGTTGGAAGCTGCCCGGCCGATTCCACTGGGTGAACAGTTCGAGCACAAGGGCCGCCGCTACAGCCGCACCAACTCCCGCGAGGATCGCCGCCGGGCGAAGGTCTTGGCCGAGCCGGCCGTGAGGGTTACCGACCACGAGACCGGCGAGCTGATCCACGTGTCGATGGCCGAGGACTCCGCGTTCTGGGAGTGGGTCGCCGTTGAGATCCTGCGTCACAGCGGTATCCGCGTCGAGGAACTGGTTGAGCTCACCCACCTCAGCATTCGCCAATACGAGCGGCCCGGTGGTGAGGTCATCGCCCTCCTGGTCGTGGCCCCCTCGAAGACCGAGCGCGAGCGTGTCATCCCGATGTCCGCCGAGCTCTTCCACGCCGTCGCGCAGATCGTCCGCCGCCACACCCGCAGAGGCCACTCGATTCCCCTCTTGAGCCGCTACGACGGACACGAGAAGACCTGGTCAGAACCCATGCCGTTCCTCTTCCAACGGCAACTGGGAACCCGCCACGATGTCGTATCGCCGACAACAGTTCAGCTCATGATCCGCCGCAGCTGCGAAGAGATCGCCGAAACGAACCCCGCCTTCGCCGGCACCAAGTTCACACCGCACGACTTCCGCAGGCTCTTCGCCACCGACATCGTCAACGGCGGCCTGCCGATCCACATCGGCGCAGCCCTACTCGGACATCTGAATCTCCAGACCACTCAGGGCTACGTCGCGGTCTTCGCCGAGGACATCGTCAAGCACTACCAGGAGTTCCTCAACCACCGCCGAACCCTGCGTCCCGAGGACGAGTACGTCGACGTCAACCGCGAGGAGTGGGACGAGTTCGAAGAGCACTTCGACAAACGCAAGGTCGAACTCGGTAACTGCGCTCGCCCCTACGGATCCCCCTGCCAGCACGAGCACGCATGCATCCGATGCCCAATGCTGCAGGTCAACCCCAAGATGCTGCCGAGGCTGGCCGAGATCGAGGAGGACCTGGTCCTCCGCCGCAAGCGCGCACAGGAGGAACAATGGCTCGGCGAGATCGAAGGCATCGACATGACCTTGACCTTTGTCCGCACCAAGCAAGCCGATGCGGCTCGACTCGCACAACGGTCGACCGTCCCACTCGGCATCCCGACCGTCCGGCCCCAGTCAGGCTGA
- a CDS encoding tyrosine-type recombinase/integrase, with amino-acid sequence MQDLHRQLIEGQADVPRVGSVVELESIPRYAVLGPDGTPVAPVVPYLRGLTLDDNRPLTVRSYAYDLQRWFRLLWFLDVPWDRATEAEASALVGWLRLAPNPQRRRRKPDAPRPGSVNPRTGKPYLKAGYAPSTINHCLTVICSFYAYHRHYNRGPLINPVPEAAAQRRALAHRAPDGTVPQFRRARLRQRVRQTDPRSIPDAMWDELFEAMTCDRDRAAILLYVSSGSRAGELLGVTPGDIDWAKQMIYVVTKGTDDREPVPASPQALTILAAYLDTIGLPPAHEPVLRTMRGPDRPLTYSAMRRVFQRVNEKLGTNWTLHDLRHTAANRMANDPNLTLAQVRAILRHTDLATTGRYLNARVEDLFDALQAHYSRPRVQRTFSAGYDAEDIKAVFGG; translated from the coding sequence TTGCAAGATCTGCACCGCCAGCTAATCGAGGGCCAGGCCGATGTGCCCCGTGTCGGCTCGGTCGTCGAGCTGGAGTCGATACCGCGGTACGCCGTTCTCGGGCCTGACGGGACCCCGGTCGCTCCCGTCGTCCCGTACCTGCGGGGTCTGACCCTGGACGACAACCGGCCGCTGACCGTCAGGAGCTACGCGTACGACCTCCAGCGCTGGTTTCGGCTGCTGTGGTTCCTAGACGTCCCCTGGGACAGGGCAACCGAGGCGGAAGCCTCCGCGCTGGTGGGCTGGCTCCGGCTGGCTCCGAACCCCCAACGACGCCGGCGGAAGCCAGACGCCCCACGACCCGGCTCGGTGAATCCCCGCACCGGCAAGCCCTATCTCAAGGCGGGGTACGCGCCCTCAACGATCAACCACTGCCTGACCGTGATCTGCAGCTTCTACGCCTACCACCGGCACTACAACCGAGGTCCGCTGATCAACCCGGTGCCGGAGGCAGCCGCCCAGCGCCGAGCCCTCGCACACAGGGCTCCGGACGGCACGGTCCCGCAATTCCGGCGGGCCCGCTTGCGCCAGCGTGTTCGGCAGACCGACCCCCGGTCCATTCCCGACGCGATGTGGGACGAGCTCTTCGAGGCGATGACCTGCGACCGGGACCGGGCGGCCATCCTGCTCTACGTCTCCAGCGGCTCCCGGGCCGGCGAACTTCTCGGCGTCACCCCCGGTGACATCGACTGGGCCAAGCAGATGATCTACGTGGTGACCAAGGGCACCGACGATCGCGAGCCCGTTCCCGCGAGCCCTCAAGCCCTGACGATCCTGGCCGCCTACCTCGACACGATCGGGCTTCCGCCGGCTCACGAGCCGGTCCTGCGGACGATGCGGGGGCCGGACCGGCCGCTGACCTACTCGGCGATGCGGCGGGTCTTCCAGCGGGTGAACGAGAAACTCGGCACGAACTGGACCCTGCACGACCTGCGGCACACCGCCGCGAACCGAATGGCGAACGACCCGAACCTCACCCTCGCCCAGGTCCGAGCGATCTTGCGACACACCGATCTTGCGACCACCGGCCGCTACCTCAATGCCCGAGTGGAGGATCTCTTCGACGCTCTGCAGGCCCACTACAGCCGCCCCCGGGTCCAGCGCACGTTCTCCGCTGGCTACGACGCCGAGGACATCAAGGCGGTGTTCGGTGGCTGA